In Pseudosulfitobacter pseudonitzschiae, one genomic interval encodes:
- a CDS encoding ABC transporter ATP-binding protein yields the protein MNGPVTSGSGQVPVLECIGVERRFGGLVAVSGVDLRLEKGEIFGLVGPNGSGKTTLTNAITGFYPPQKGKILLGGRDITGTAPHKVAGMGVARTFQNLALFNGMSVLDNILLGRHIHMNPGVIRTALYWWLARPQEIANREVVEEVIDFLQLESIRHELVDGIPIGLKKRVELARALVAEPHLLILDEPMAGMNQEEKEYMARFILDARAERGVSVLLIEHHMDVIIGICDRMLALNYGEMIASGIPREVIKNPRVIEAYIGGAHGE from the coding sequence ATGAATGGACCTGTAACATCAGGCAGCGGCCAGGTGCCGGTTTTGGAATGCATCGGCGTAGAGCGGCGGTTTGGCGGGCTTGTCGCAGTATCGGGCGTGGATCTGAGGCTTGAGAAAGGCGAAATCTTCGGTCTTGTCGGTCCCAACGGCAGTGGAAAGACGACGCTGACCAACGCGATCACCGGCTTTTACCCGCCACAAAAGGGGAAGATCCTGTTGGGCGGTAGGGATATTACTGGAACCGCGCCGCACAAGGTTGCGGGCATGGGAGTTGCGCGGACATTCCAGAACCTTGCGCTGTTCAACGGAATGAGCGTGCTCGACAATATTTTATTGGGGCGTCACATCCATATGAACCCTGGCGTGATCCGCACGGCGCTATACTGGTGGTTGGCGCGGCCCCAGGAAATTGCCAACCGAGAAGTCGTGGAAGAGGTAATCGACTTTCTTCAACTGGAAAGCATCCGGCACGAGTTGGTCGACGGAATCCCGATCGGGTTGAAGAAACGTGTGGAGTTGGCCCGTGCTTTGGTGGCCGAACCGCATCTTCTGATACTGGATGAACCGATGGCCGGGATGAACCAAGAAGAAAAAGAATACATGGCGCGGTTCATTCTGGATGCTCGCGCCGAGCGCGGCGTCAGTGTCCTGCTGATCGAGCATCATATGGACGTTATCATCGGGATCTGTGACCGAATGTTGGCGCTGAATTATGGCGAAATGATTGCCAGCGGCATCCCAAGAGAAGTCATTAAAAATCCGCGCGTTATCGAGGCCTATATCGGAGGCGCACATGGCGAATAA
- a CDS encoding SDR family oxidoreductase: MTDSQEPVFGFTRTELRERDTVYAPGLFDGRTVVVTGAGGGLGLAIASLFARLGATLAICGRNPDKLESAAEFLRSFGGDVLTREMTIRDPEQAAAFVEVVHERFGRLDVLVNNAGGQFPQPALDFSIKGWNAVIDTNLNGTWWMMQAAAKKWVETGTNGNIVSIVADVWRGMPGIAHTAAARAGVIFLSKSVAVEWAPHGIRVNCVAPGCCESTGFGNYPPEGAATFKEFNPMRRAGDEWDVAEGVVYMAAPSGKFITGEVLNIDGGQQMWGDPWPTGRPDYFKID, encoded by the coding sequence ATGACTGACTCGCAAGAGCCGGTTTTTGGGTTCACACGAACCGAACTACGGGAGAGGGATACTGTCTACGCGCCGGGCCTCTTTGACGGTCGGACAGTCGTTGTAACTGGTGCGGGCGGCGGACTTGGCTTGGCTATTGCGTCATTGTTTGCGCGCTTGGGTGCGACTTTGGCGATCTGCGGGCGTAACCCTGACAAGCTAGAAAGCGCTGCGGAATTTCTGCGCTCGTTTGGCGGCGATGTGCTGACACGGGAAATGACGATCCGTGATCCTGAACAGGCCGCAGCCTTTGTGGAAGTAGTTCATGAAAGGTTCGGTCGGCTTGATGTTCTGGTCAACAACGCAGGCGGACAGTTTCCGCAGCCGGCCTTGGACTTTTCCATAAAGGGCTGGAACGCGGTGATAGACACCAATCTGAACGGCACATGGTGGATGATGCAGGCGGCTGCGAAAAAATGGGTCGAGACCGGGACCAACGGCAATATTGTCAGCATCGTCGCTGATGTCTGGCGCGGAATGCCTGGCATCGCGCATACCGCCGCGGCACGCGCCGGGGTGATATTCCTGTCCAAATCCGTTGCGGTCGAATGGGCGCCGCATGGCATCCGTGTCAACTGTGTGGCTCCGGGGTGCTGCGAAAGCACCGGGTTTGGCAATTATCCGCCCGAGGGGGCTGCGACGTTCAAGGAATTCAACCCCATGCGCCGGGCGGGCGACGAATGGGATGTTGCCGAAGGAGTTGTTTATATGGCGGCACCGTCGGGCAAATTTATAACCGGAGAGGTTCTAAACATAGATGGCGGTCAGCAGATGTGGGGTGATCCCTGGCCGACGGGACGTCCTGATTACTTCAAGATAGACTGA
- a CDS encoding AMP-dependent synthetase/ligase, with protein MANNPSSTVLKAVPNAGDDTIARLLMRNAREYGNDIAMREKDRGIWREVTWSAYAEEVLRCAAGFMALGVKPGDAVIILGDNRVRLYAGMTAMSMLRAYAMPAYPGATLDELKHFFGEAHVVAALVEDQEQVDKILELRDAGTSVASIVYDEARGLNLYDAPGLQSWESLVEAGAKRLSADPDLRRHLIEESKPEDPAVFMHSSGTTGKPKGIVLSQKNVLSGARNAHAGGAFEYGEEILAYLPMAWVGDFALTVASAIAFRFTVSVPERQETVQRDLREIAPSLYLAAPRSWDHMLTAIQVGMENSTPLKKWLYHFFMDRAVEAERRKLNGLSGGPFERLGRLVGEKLIFGPIKDQFGLIHLKRAFTGGEAIGEDTFIFYRALGIKLRQLYGQTENSAFNAIQAPGEVKLHTVGKPLPGVEVKIADDGEILMKADSVFKGYFKNEAASAEALQDGWLHSGDAGYLEDDGHLVVLGRVSEVVFTKSGERYVPNYIENRLKFSPYIKDAAVVGAGRDELTAMICIDAEAVGHWAEVNGVPYVSYADLSQRPEVAELVKEAFVRVNKAVTEGLQLHRYVSLHKEFDPDDGEITRTRKLRRKVVEERYGQVIEALYNGSADIHVKAVVTYETGETGAVERTLLIREI; from the coding sequence ATGGCGAATAATCCTTCATCCACCGTTCTAAAGGCCGTGCCAAACGCCGGGGACGATACGATTGCGCGCCTTCTGATGCGCAATGCAAGAGAGTATGGCAATGATATTGCGATGCGCGAGAAAGACCGTGGTATCTGGCGGGAAGTGACCTGGTCTGCCTATGCTGAGGAGGTGCTGCGCTGCGCCGCCGGCTTCATGGCCCTGGGCGTGAAGCCCGGTGACGCGGTCATTATTCTGGGTGACAACCGCGTGAGACTTTATGCTGGAATGACCGCGATGTCGATGCTGCGCGCCTATGCCATGCCGGCCTATCCCGGCGCGACGCTTGACGAGTTGAAGCATTTCTTTGGGGAAGCCCACGTTGTAGCCGCTTTGGTCGAAGATCAAGAACAGGTCGACAAGATCCTTGAGCTGCGCGACGCTGGAACGTCGGTGGCATCTATCGTTTACGATGAGGCGCGCGGGTTGAATCTCTATGATGCGCCTGGCCTGCAGTCGTGGGAAAGCCTGGTGGAAGCGGGTGCCAAGAGGCTGTCTGCCGATCCGGATTTGCGTCGGCACCTGATTGAGGAGTCCAAGCCAGAAGATCCGGCGGTGTTCATGCATTCCTCGGGTACGACGGGCAAGCCTAAGGGGATCGTGCTGAGCCAAAAAAATGTGTTGTCGGGTGCGCGCAATGCCCATGCCGGAGGTGCTTTTGAATATGGCGAAGAAATTTTGGCCTATCTGCCAATGGCATGGGTTGGTGACTTTGCTCTGACGGTGGCGTCGGCGATCGCGTTCCGCTTTACCGTCAGCGTGCCGGAGCGTCAGGAAACCGTGCAGCGTGACCTGCGCGAGATTGCACCCAGCCTGTATCTCGCCGCACCGCGCAGTTGGGATCACATGTTGACTGCCATTCAGGTGGGCATGGAGAATTCAACGCCTCTAAAGAAATGGCTCTATCATTTCTTTATGGATCGGGCTGTCGAGGCCGAACGGCGCAAGCTGAACGGTCTCAGTGGCGGACCCTTTGAGCGGCTGGGTCGGCTCGTCGGCGAGAAACTTATTTTTGGCCCGATCAAGGACCAGTTCGGCTTGATCCACCTTAAACGCGCCTTCACCGGTGGTGAAGCTATCGGCGAAGATACTTTCATTTTTTACCGGGCCCTTGGTATCAAATTGCGCCAGCTTTACGGCCAGACCGAAAACAGCGCGTTCAACGCTATCCAGGCCCCTGGCGAGGTGAAGTTGCATACCGTCGGCAAGCCCTTGCCGGGCGTCGAAGTGAAGATTGCCGACGATGGCGAAATCCTCATGAAAGCGGACAGCGTGTTCAAAGGGTACTTCAAAAATGAGGCGGCCTCGGCCGAGGCATTGCAGGATGGATGGTTGCACAGCGGCGACGCCGGTTATCTGGAAGACGACGGCCATCTCGTTGTTCTGGGGCGCGTATCCGAGGTAGTCTTTACTAAAAGCGGCGAACGATATGTTCCCAACTATATCGAAAACCGTCTCAAGTTCAGCCCCTACATCAAAGATGCCGCCGTGGTTGGCGCGGGACGGGACGAATTGACGGCAATGATCTGTATCGATGCTGAGGCGGTCGGGCATTGGGCCGAAGTCAACGGTGTGCCCTACGTATCCTATGCGGATCTTTCCCAAAGACCTGAGGTGGCTGAACTGGTGAAAGAGGCATTTGTTAGGGTGAACAAGGCGGTGACCGAAGGCCTGCAATTGCATCGCTATGTATCATTGCACAAAGAATTTGATCCGGATGACGGCGAGATTACCCGAACCCGTAAACTGCGGCGCAAAGTTGTAGAAGAACGCTACGGTCAGGTGATCGAGGCGCTTTATAACGGTTCAGCCGATATTCACGTCAAAGCGGTCGTAACGTACGAAACAGGCGAAACGGGGGCTGTCGAACGCACCCTGTTGATCAGGGAGATATAA
- a CDS encoding branched-chain amino acid ABC transporter permease — translation MDLVFLAELTVNGALTGLLYSLFAIGLVLIYKSSSVPNLAQGALTMLGAYVVLAFSHNMGLPLWVAIPLAAVIMFFVGIGIEKVALRRLAGRPVIMILMMTMGIDIFLRGTTLAIWGGSSRSVDLGVSYEPLFVGDMLLSRIHIVGASVALALFVAFFLFFRSRLGIRLRAISDDYMASWSVGISVERGVGLSWGLASIVAVATGVIWGEIQGVDQSLSILLLKGLTVAVLGGLDSIIGAIVAGIILGILESVGSFYLDEIVGGGSRDLIVAAVLILTVMIRPHGLFGRHDIERV, via the coding sequence ATGGATTTAGTATTTCTGGCAGAGCTGACAGTGAATGGCGCGCTGACAGGCCTGCTTTACTCGCTTTTTGCAATTGGGCTTGTCCTGATTTACAAATCGTCGTCGGTGCCAAACTTGGCTCAGGGGGCCCTAACCATGTTGGGCGCCTATGTGGTGCTGGCATTTTCGCACAATATGGGGTTGCCGCTTTGGGTGGCTATTCCTTTAGCGGCGGTGATCATGTTCTTTGTAGGCATCGGCATCGAAAAAGTTGCGCTGCGCAGATTGGCGGGGCGCCCGGTCATAATGATCCTGATGATGACAATGGGGATCGACATCTTTCTGCGCGGCACCACCCTGGCGATTTGGGGCGGGTCTTCGCGTTCGGTTGATTTGGGGGTCAGCTATGAACCGCTCTTTGTGGGGGACATGCTTCTTAGCCGTATCCACATTGTCGGTGCCAGTGTTGCGCTCGCCCTGTTTGTTGCCTTTTTTCTGTTCTTCCGCAGTCGGCTTGGTATTCGTTTGCGGGCCATTTCTGACGATTATATGGCATCCTGGTCTGTGGGTATTTCGGTTGAACGGGGTGTTGGCCTGTCCTGGGGACTGGCGTCGATCGTGGCGGTGGCAACCGGTGTGATTTGGGGCGAAATCCAGGGCGTCGATCAGTCGTTGTCGATCCTGCTGCTCAAGGGGCTGACAGTGGCCGTTTTGGGCGGGCTGGACAGTATCATCGGCGCGATTGTCGCCGGTATCATTCTGGGCATTCTGGAAAGTGTCGGTTCATTTTATCTAGATGAAATTGTCGGAGGTGGCAGCCGGGATCTGATTGTCGCTGCCGTGTTGATCCTGACGGTGATGATCCGCCCGCATGGCCTGTTTGGCCGTCATGACATCGAAAGGGTCTAA
- a CDS encoding branched-chain amino acid ABC transporter permease, which yields MFYGLSGVRHNSYVSDSKLFPVPADRNAVVFFLLLGLAAPYLVSSLYLNSYILPWLIWTAAVLGLNLVTGWAGQLHLGYAAVMAVGAYSAVHAAKFGIPWEFALLIGGLASSVIGSLFAFAALRTKGLYLALTTLAMQFVMDWVLTHSPTIAGGSHASLQSPTFALLGQDITSDAGLYYVAFGWCVLVTIFMLNLRRTGLGRALVAVREKDFAAAILGVNSFYYKLVAFAASSFIAGVSGAILVSTFYFLAAPEQFAVNVSIQVLAMVIVGGLGSILGSYLGAALILLMPGVVNQLFSLGANLLGLDLGIETLAHIPNAAYGALIVIFLMVEPLGLGKLYANVRDYLMVWPFDQLKK from the coding sequence ATGTTTTACGGTCTCTCAGGTGTTCGCCACAATAGTTACGTTTCTGATAGCAAGCTCTTCCCGGTTCCGGCTGATCGCAACGCCGTTGTGTTCTTCTTGCTGCTCGGGCTCGCAGCACCCTATCTGGTCAGTTCGCTTTATCTGAACAGTTACATTCTGCCTTGGCTGATCTGGACGGCGGCCGTATTGGGACTGAACCTTGTAACGGGTTGGGCCGGACAACTGCATCTGGGATATGCGGCCGTTATGGCCGTTGGTGCCTATTCGGCTGTTCACGCGGCGAAATTCGGAATTCCATGGGAGTTTGCCTTGCTTATAGGCGGTCTAGCCTCTTCGGTAATCGGAAGTCTGTTTGCTTTTGCGGCGCTGCGGACCAAGGGGCTTTACCTGGCCCTCACAACCCTTGCGATGCAGTTCGTGATGGACTGGGTACTGACCCATTCGCCAACGATCGCAGGGGGATCGCACGCGTCCTTGCAATCGCCCACCTTTGCGTTGTTGGGGCAGGACATTACCTCGGATGCAGGTCTGTATTACGTTGCATTCGGCTGGTGCGTTCTGGTCACGATCTTCATGCTCAACCTGCGACGCACCGGATTGGGCCGGGCCTTGGTTGCCGTGCGGGAAAAGGATTTTGCCGCAGCTATTCTGGGTGTGAACAGTTTTTACTATAAACTTGTCGCGTTTGCCGCATCGTCATTTATCGCAGGTGTCAGCGGCGCGATCCTAGTGTCGACGTTCTACTTTCTTGCGGCCCCAGAACAGTTTGCCGTGAACGTATCCATTCAGGTTCTGGCGATGGTGATTGTGGGCGGGCTCGGCAGCATTCTTGGAAGCTATCTGGGAGCCGCACTCATCCTGCTCATGCCCGGGGTCGTGAACCAGTTGTTCTCATTGGGAGCTAATCTTTTGGGGTTGGATTTAGGCATCGAAACGCTAGCGCACATTCCGAACGCGGCCTACGGCGCACTGATTGTCATCTTCCTGATGGTCGAGCCCTTGGGGCTTGGAAAACTCTACGCCAATGTCAGGGATTACCTGATGGTTTGGCCCTTTGACCAGCTTAAGAAATAG
- a CDS encoding MaoC family dehydratase translates to MKDVLRTTGFYFDEVEIGARFETRSRTVTEADLVGFCNLMWMTESLFTDTEHARDGAAAHGRVVPGVMVYAMAEGLLTHTMEGTGLAFLHADFSVKGPTFVGDTIHVEVEIIEARLTSRPGRGLVRSRNRVLKADGSECIVYEPLRMLRQLNATQ, encoded by the coding sequence ATGAAAGATGTATTGCGCACCACCGGCTTCTATTTCGATGAAGTCGAGATTGGTGCCCGCTTCGAAACCCGCAGCCGGACAGTGACCGAGGCTGACCTTGTTGGGTTCTGTAACCTGATGTGGATGACGGAATCATTGTTCACCGATACTGAGCATGCCCGCGACGGCGCTGCGGCGCATGGGCGGGTGGTGCCTGGTGTGATGGTTTACGCAATGGCCGAGGGGCTGCTGACGCACACGATGGAGGGCACGGGTCTGGCGTTTCTTCATGCTGATTTCAGTGTGAAGGGGCCTACTTTTGTCGGTGATACAATCCACGTTGAAGTCGAAATTATCGAGGCCCGTCTAACATCTAGGCCGGGACGTGGTCTGGTGCGCAGCCGAAACCGGGTGCTCAAGGCGGATGGCAGCGAATGTATTGTCTACGAGCCGCTTCGCATGCTGCGTCAGCTAAACGCAACTCAGTAA
- a CDS encoding CaiB/BaiF CoA transferase family protein, with protein MSQGPLKNISIIELGHVIAGPLAATLLADFGAEVIKVENPRGGDMMRDLGPKAQDDGLGVWWKTLARNKRILALNWKTPEGRAILRRMVEVSDVLVENFRPGVLERADIGPDVLHRWNPDLIILRISGYGQEGPMKKTPAFGRAAEAMSGLAHLTGYPNGPPMHPGFPAADSTTGLMGALGVMLALHARGNGTAKGQVIDLAVFEGLLRLIDYHVPALTGAAVSPLRNGLRQPMDFAPGGMFRTSDGVWVTVSAGGAETARRLLRTAAGDAFADDPRFATMAGISANMAEVFDALQKFIGARDFDTVQAEFTKNDAVAARVLSVEDIVNHPQIAHRGDIVDVAGEQTRVVGAVPHLSDTPGSVRWLGRAEAADSHAVLRDLGLNEQEIAALASSGVVGMPQESEEKE; from the coding sequence GTGTCACAAGGACCGTTGAAAAACATTAGTATCATCGAACTTGGTCATGTGATCGCCGGACCGCTGGCGGCGACTTTGTTGGCCGATTTCGGTGCCGAGGTGATCAAGGTTGAAAACCCGCGCGGCGGTGACATGATGCGCGATCTCGGCCCCAAGGCGCAGGATGACGGGCTGGGTGTGTGGTGGAAAACACTGGCGCGCAACAAACGCATTTTGGCGCTTAACTGGAAGACCCCTGAAGGACGCGCAATTCTGCGCCGCATGGTCGAAGTCAGTGATGTTTTAGTTGAGAATTTCCGGCCCGGCGTGCTGGAACGCGCTGATATCGGACCCGACGTGTTGCACAGATGGAACCCGGATCTGATCATCCTGCGTATTTCGGGCTATGGGCAGGAAGGCCCGATGAAAAAGACGCCGGCCTTTGGTCGCGCAGCCGAAGCCATGAGCGGATTGGCACATCTGACGGGATACCCCAACGGGCCGCCGATGCATCCAGGGTTTCCGGCGGCGGATTCGACCACCGGGCTGATGGGCGCACTGGGTGTCATGCTGGCGCTGCACGCGCGTGGCAATGGAACCGCAAAAGGGCAGGTCATCGACCTCGCGGTGTTCGAGGGGCTGTTGCGGCTGATCGACTATCACGTGCCGGCGCTGACAGGCGCGGCCGTGTCGCCGCTGCGCAACGGTCTTCGCCAACCGATGGACTTTGCCCCCGGCGGTATGTTCCGCACCAGCGACGGTGTCTGGGTCACGGTATCCGCAGGCGGGGCAGAAACCGCTCGGCGTCTGTTGCGCACGGCGGCCGGGGATGCATTTGCCGACGATCCGCGCTTTGCCACAATGGCCGGGATCAGCGCCAATATGGCCGAGGTTTTTGACGCGCTTCAGAAGTTCATTGGGGCGCGTGATTTTGACACTGTGCAGGCCGAGTTTACAAAAAACGACGCGGTTGCTGCGAGGGTTTTGAGCGTCGAGGATATTGTGAACCATCCGCAGATCGCCCATCGCGGCGACATCGTGGATGTAGCGGGAGAACAGACACGGGTGGTCGGCGCGGTGCCGCACCTGTCAGACACGCCGGGAAGCGTACGCTGGCTTGGCCGGGCCGAGGCCGCCGACAGCCACGCAGTGTTGCGCGATCTGGGTTTGAACGAACAAGAAATCGCGGCGCTGGCCTCGTCAGGGGTGGTGGGCATGCCGCAAGAATCCGAGGAAAAAGAATGA
- a CDS encoding acyl-CoA dehydrogenase family protein, with product MTYRYTEAQQEIRDTVLRICADFDDEYWLEKDRNGGFPHDLHKALADGGWLGIAMPEEVGGAGLGITEAAIMMQAIAESGGGASGASAIHMNIFGLNPVVKFGTPEQKQRMLVPLLKGREKACFAVTEPTTGLDTTKLKTRAIRQGDRYVVHGQKVWISTAQVAHKMLLLARTTPLEEVTKPTEGLTLFYTTLDRTFVDVREIEKMGRKAVDSNEVFIDGLPVPAEDMIGKEGQGFRQILHGLNPERILVAAECVGIARNAIKRASEYAKERYVFGRPIGQNQGIQHPLAKAWARVESANLMVMHAAALYDAGEPCGVEANAAKLLAAEAAVEATQTAQMTFGGFGYAKEYHVERLVREALLFHIVPVTPHMLMSFIAEKALGLPKSY from the coding sequence ATGACTTATCGGTATACTGAGGCGCAGCAGGAAATCCGCGACACCGTTTTGCGTATCTGTGCCGATTTCGATGATGAATACTGGCTGGAAAAAGACCGCAATGGGGGCTTCCCCCACGACTTACACAAGGCTTTGGCGGATGGCGGCTGGCTGGGTATCGCAATGCCGGAAGAGGTCGGCGGTGCCGGACTGGGCATAACCGAGGCGGCAATCATGATGCAGGCCATCGCGGAATCGGGCGGTGGTGCCAGCGGTGCGTCGGCCATCCACATGAACATTTTCGGGCTCAATCCAGTGGTAAAATTCGGCACCCCGGAGCAAAAACAGCGGATGCTGGTGCCGCTTCTGAAGGGGCGCGAAAAGGCCTGTTTTGCGGTAACCGAACCGACGACGGGGCTGGATACAACAAAGCTCAAGACACGGGCAATCCGACAGGGCGACCGTTATGTGGTGCATGGCCAGAAGGTCTGGATTTCAACCGCGCAGGTGGCTCACAAGATGCTGTTGTTGGCCCGCACCACGCCGCTGGAAGAGGTGACAAAGCCCACCGAGGGGTTGACCCTGTTTTACACGACGCTGGACCGGACCTTTGTGGACGTGCGCGAGATCGAAAAAATGGGCCGCAAAGCGGTAGATTCCAATGAGGTGTTCATCGACGGGCTGCCTGTTCCAGCCGAGGATATGATCGGCAAAGAAGGCCAAGGGTTCCGCCAGATCCTACACGGTCTGAATCCCGAACGCATACTGGTGGCGGCGGAATGCGTCGGCATTGCGCGAAACGCGATCAAACGGGCGTCGGAATATGCAAAGGAACGCTATGTCTTCGGCCGTCCGATCGGGCAGAATCAGGGCATCCAGCATCCGCTTGCCAAAGCCTGGGCCAGGGTCGAATCCGCTAATCTGATGGTGATGCATGCCGCGGCTCTGTATGATGCGGGCGAGCCATGTGGTGTCGAGGCGAATGCTGCAAAGCTGCTGGCAGCGGAAGCCGCAGTGGAGGCGACGCAGACTGCGCAGATGACGTTTGGCGGTTTTGGATACGCCAAGGAATATCATGTTGAGCGGCTGGTCCGCGAGGCGTTGTTGTTCCACATCGTACCGGTGACGCCGCATATGCTGATGTCGTTCATTGCCGAAAAGGCGCTTGGGCTGCCAAAATCCTACTGA
- a CDS encoding SDR family NAD(P)-dependent oxidoreductase encodes MTARLDGRVALVSGSGRGIGREIALKLASEGARIVVNDLDADPAAQTAEMIRDMGGEAAICAGSVTEDGFAQRFVDTGVNAFGGLDIIVNNAGYTWDSVVQKMTDEQWHAIIDVHLTAPFQILRAAAPVFRDKARAEAEAGQEVFRKVVNISSIAGTGGNAGQINYSAAKAGIIGLTRTMAKEWGRYKVNVNAVAFGPIRTRLTEGSAKGDSTIKVEGKDIRVGVSPDLLSQMETSIPLGRVGTPEEAAGAVYLFCAPESNFISGQYVICGGGFVI; translated from the coding sequence ATGACAGCTAGGCTTGACGGGCGCGTCGCGCTGGTATCCGGATCTGGACGCGGCATTGGCCGCGAGATCGCTTTGAAATTGGCCTCCGAAGGTGCGCGGATCGTGGTCAACGATCTGGATGCGGATCCGGCGGCGCAAACCGCTGAAATGATCCGTGACATGGGCGGTGAGGCCGCGATCTGCGCCGGGTCGGTGACCGAAGATGGCTTTGCCCAACGGTTCGTTGATACCGGCGTTAATGCCTTCGGCGGGCTGGACATAATCGTTAACAACGCGGGCTATACTTGGGACAGCGTAGTCCAGAAAATGACGGATGAGCAATGGCATGCCATCATAGATGTTCATCTGACAGCACCCTTTCAGATTCTTAGAGCCGCCGCGCCAGTGTTCCGCGACAAGGCCCGCGCCGAAGCTGAAGCGGGGCAGGAAGTGTTTCGCAAGGTTGTGAATATTTCGTCCATCGCCGGAACCGGCGGCAATGCGGGGCAGATCAACTATTCTGCTGCCAAGGCCGGCATCATCGGACTGACCAGAACGATGGCAAAAGAGTGGGGCCGATACAAGGTCAACGTCAATGCCGTGGCCTTTGGCCCGATCCGCACGCGCCTGACCGAAGGCAGCGCCAAGGGGGACAGCACGATCAAGGTTGAAGGCAAGGACATCCGCGTCGGTGTCAGCCCCGATCTGTTAAGCCAGATGGAAACGTCTATTCCACTGGGCCGTGTCGGCACACCCGAGGAAGCCGCAGGGGCTGTCTATCTGTTTTGTGCGCCGGAATCGAACTTCATTTCCGGGCAATATGTGATCTGCGGCGGGGGTTTTGTAATCTAA
- a CDS encoding lipid-transfer protein encodes MSTKAYVTGVGMVPFQKPGASESYDVMAAKATRSALQDAGLSYDLIQQAYVGYVYGDSTCGQRALYQVGMTGIPILNVNNNCSTGSSALFLARQAVESGAVECVLALGFEQMKPGAIGSVFEDRVSPFQSFDDETDDLVGSPEIPLALRYFGGAGKAHMDEFGTTLETFAKIRAKSSRHASKNPVALFRTEVTAEEVLAAKVVWPGVMTRLMACPPTCGAAAAIICSKAFADKHGLDSSVRIAAQAMTTDGPETFNAHDMREVVGASMAKKAANQVYEAAGIGPDDINVVELHDCFAHNELITYEALGLCGRGEAGKFVDDGDNTYGGKYVTNPSGGLLSKGHPLGATGLAQCTELVQQLRGTADARQVSGARLALQHNLGLGGACVVTLYEAV; translated from the coding sequence ATGTCCACCAAGGCTTATGTAACCGGGGTCGGAATGGTCCCCTTTCAGAAACCCGGCGCGTCGGAAAGCTATGACGTGATGGCGGCAAAGGCCACCCGCAGCGCGCTGCAGGATGCCGGATTGTCCTACGACCTGATCCAGCAGGCCTATGTCGGCTATGTTTATGGTGACAGCACCTGTGGTCAGCGGGCCTTGTATCAAGTGGGCATGACCGGCATTCCCATTCTGAACGTCAACAACAACTGCTCCACAGGGTCATCAGCGCTTTTTCTGGCGCGTCAGGCCGTTGAAAGTGGGGCGGTCGAGTGCGTCCTGGCCTTAGGATTTGAGCAGATGAAGCCTGGCGCGATCGGGTCGGTGTTCGAGGATCGGGTAAGCCCATTCCAATCGTTTGACGACGAAACCGACGATCTGGTTGGCAGTCCTGAGATCCCGCTGGCGCTGCGGTATTTCGGCGGTGCCGGCAAGGCGCATATGGACGAGTTTGGCACCACCCTGGAAACATTCGCCAAGATCCGCGCCAAGTCTAGTCGGCACGCCTCAAAAAACCCGGTCGCCCTGTTTCGCACTGAGGTAACCGCCGAAGAGGTTCTGGCCGCCAAAGTGGTTTGGCCCGGTGTCATGACTCGGTTGATGGCTTGCCCGCCGACCTGCGGCGCGGCGGCGGCAATTATCTGTTCAAAGGCGTTTGCCGACAAACACGGGCTGGATTCCTCTGTCCGGATTGCGGCACAGGCGATGACCACCGACGGGCCGGAAACCTTCAATGCCCACGATATGCGCGAGGTTGTTGGCGCCAGCATGGCTAAAAAGGCCGCCAATCAGGTCTATGAGGCCGCAGGCATCGGCCCCGATGACATCAACGTCGTCGAGCTGCACGACTGTTTTGCCCATAATGAGTTGATCACCTACGAGGCGCTTGGCCTTTGCGGTCGTGGCGAGGCCGGAAAGTTCGTTGATGATGGCGACAATACCTATGGCGGCAAATATGTAACCAATCCGTCGGGCGGACTTTTGTCTAAAGGGCACCCGTTGGGGGCCACGGGTCTCGCGCAATGCACCGAGCTGGTGCAGCAATTGCGCGGCACGGCCGATGCCCGGCAGGTTTCGGGGGCGCGGCTGGCGCTTCAACATAATCTGGGCCTAGGGGGCGCTTGTGTTGTGACGCTGTACGAGGCGGTATGA